Proteins from one Camelina sativa cultivar DH55 chromosome 8, Cs, whole genome shotgun sequence genomic window:
- the LOC109126079 gene encoding putative defensin-like protein 55, with amino-acid sequence MSITKTFVIFFLVVILTNSLSNSGVLASSVIEASNYDSCTRPCTKMYGNYECRYDCTFMKYKDGQCVAGRCCCKHY; translated from the exons atgagtatcacaaaaacttttgttattttttttcttgtagtgatctTGACAAATTCATTGTCCAACTCTGGCGTCTTGGCTTCATCAG TGATTGAAGCATCAAACTATGATTCGTGCACTAGACCATGTACAAAAATGTATGGAAACTATGAATGTCGGTATGACTGTACCTTCATGAAGTACAAGGATGGACAGTGTGTTGCTGGACGATGTTGTTGCAAACATTATTGA
- the LOC104707707 gene encoding major pollen allergen Ole e 10-like isoform X2, whose amino-acid sequence MRTQFWVFLLFLLLLNFFCQAARPVMTIRSESLVGPQGNTTFLEGTTWCVARPGASQAELQRALDWACGIGRVDCSVIERHGDCYEPDTIVSHASFAFNAYYQTNGNNRIACYFGGTATLTKINPSYGKCSYDVSKSEVSAARSLSKDKPRWLMLMYLYIGIVLLISWRG is encoded by the exons ATGAGAACtcaattttgggtttttctactttttctGCTTCTACTGAACTTCTTTTGCCAAG CGGCAAGGCCAGTGATGACGATCAGGTCAGAGTCACTAGTAGGGCCACAAGGGAACACAACGTTCTTGGAGGGAACAACATGGTGTGTGGCTCGACCAGGTGCGTCTCAAGCTGAGCTACAGAGAGCTCTAGATTGGGCATGTGGGATTGGGAGAGTGGATTGCTCGGTCATTGAGAGACATGGTGATTGTTACGAACCAGACACGATCGTGTCGCACGCATCGTTTGCGTTTAATGCATATTACCAAACCAATGGGAACAATCGCATTGCTTGTTACTTCGGTGGAACAGCTACACTCACCAAGATTAACCCTA GCTACGGAAAATGCTCCTATGATGTATCCAA ATCAGAAGTCTCCGCGGCAAGATCTCTATCGAAGGATAAACCTCGGTGGCTCATGCTGATGTACTTGTACATCGGAATTGTATTGCTTATTAGTTGGAGAGGCTAA
- the LOC104707709 gene encoding F-box protein SKIP19-like, with the protein MDSSSLPPAMEVGEYRNWAELPPELTSSILHRLGAIEILENAQKVCRSWRRVCKDPSMWRKIDMHNSDDMECDLEIMCRHAVDRSQGGLVEIDLWYFGTDDLLNYIADRSSNLRSLRLKRCSYITDDGFVEAVVKLPLLEELEVSYGSLSGESLKVIGQSCLKMTTLKLNRHPQKENDDDALAIAETMLGLRHLQMFGNGLSDTGLNAVLDSCPKLEHLDLRRCLNVNLVGDLQKRCSERVKVVRHPNDSTHDYPFDASFIDMGSSDDEYPYGFSDIDLMSDDEYDDFYGFSGASDHSDDDPFDYYDDMLF; encoded by the exons atggatTCGTCGTCTTTGCCTCCGGCGATGGAGGTCGGAGAATATAGAAACTGGGCAGAGCTTCCGCCGGAACTGACGTCATCGATCCTGCACCGTCTAGGCGCGATTGAGATACTGGAGAACGCCCAGAAAGTTTGCAGATCGTGGCGTCGCGTTTGTAAAGACCCTTCGATGTGGCGTAAAATTGACATGCATAACTCGGACGACATGGAATGCGATCTCGAGATCATGTGCCGTCATGCAGTTGATCGTAGCCAAGGAGGCTTGGTTGAGATTGATCTTTGGTATTTCGGTACTGATGATCTCCTCAATTACATCGCCGAtag GTCGAGTAATCTGAGAAGCTTGAGACTTAAAAGGTGCTCTTATATAACAGACGATGGATTTGTCGAAGCAGTTGTGAAACTTCCACTGCTTGAAGAACTCGAGGTGTCATACGGCTCATTGTCAGGAGAGTCTTTGAAAGTTATAGGCCAGTCTTGCCTGAAGATGACGACATTGAAGCTAAATAGGCATCCTCAAAAAGAGAATGACGATGATGCTCTAGCGATCGCTGAAACAATGCTTGGACTTCGCCATCTCCAGATGTTTGGGAACGGGTTATCAGACACTGGCTTAAACGCCGTTCTTGACAGTTGTCCAAAGTTGGAGCATCTTGATTTACGCAGGTGTCTCAACGTTAACCTTGTTGGTGATCTGCAGAAACGGTGTTCTGAGAGGGTCAAAGTTGTGAGACACCCTAATGACTCGACTCATGATTACCCATTTGATGCTTCGTTTATCGACATGGGTTCATCGGATGATGAATATCCTTATGGCTTCTCTGATATTGATCTGATGTCGGATGATGAGTATGATGATTTCTATGGCTTCTCAGGTGCTAGTGACCATTCTGACGATGACCCGTTTGATTATTACGATGACATGCTTTTCTAG
- the LOC104709755 gene encoding putative F-box/LRR-repeat protein 23, translated as MEEYGEECRNWAELPPEITSSILVRLGAIEILENAQKVCKSWRRVCKDPSMWRKIDIDNRGDLASFKYDLFYMCCHAVDRSQGGLVEIDLWYFGTNRLLGYIADSSSNLRTLRLVRCRQITDKGVAKAVAKLPLLEDLEISYCYFSGERLSDIGKSCQHLKTLKLNRRPRVEFALNMRDHNAIAIAESMPELRHLQLLGNALTNAGLNAILDGCPHLEHLDLRQCSNIHLVGDLEKRCLEKVKVLRRPNDSTADYPYDTSVLDTDSYDGIPCVLDHYVIMGGNGLMFRDDLMAGFDLIGGYNNNIMCGYDSDTTSSSSSSSTSVSTLINDEELGNWAELPPELISSILGRLTSIDILENAQKVCRSWRQVCKDPSMWRKIDMDNLGDLGAMGYDLEIMCRHSPMIDFRIFVCYKKFLLHLCRSSSLSLIMFITFLLTIICRSSNLRILRLIMCYPIADEGFIEAIVKLPLIEYLELSHCSLSGESLRVVGKSCPNLRTLKLNSKPDPNFNDDEFNNDDALAIAESMPELRHLQLFGNILTNVGLNAILDGCPHLEHLDLRKCFNVDLTGNLGKRCSERIKDLRRPNDSTAGHPYGGTSIVDAPRYDPSDYYCFRILVISFRTLFERVIAVRMSIIMGLGPRFK; from the exons ATGGAGGAGTACGGAGAAGAATGTAGAAACTGGGCGGAGCTTCCGCCGGAAATTACGTCATCGATCCTTGTGCGGCTTGGCGCGATCGAGATACTCGAAAACGCCCAAAAAGTATGCAAATCGTGGCGTCGCGTTTGTAAAGATCCGTCGATGTGGCGGAAGATTGACATAGACAACCGCGGAGACTTGGCAAGCTTCAAGTACGACCTCTTTTACATGTGCTGCCACGCAGTTGATCGTAGTCAGGGCGGTTTGGTTGAGATCGATCTTTGGTACTTCGGTACTAATAGGCTCCTCGGTTACATCGCCGAtag TTCAAGTAATCTGAGAACCCTTAGACTTGTAAGATGCCGTCAGATAACAGATAAGGGAGTTGCTAAAGCAGTTGCGAAACTTCCATTGCTTGAAGACCTCGAGATTTCATACTGCTATTTTTCAGGAGAGCGTCTGAGTGATATAGGCAAGTCATGTCAACATCTGAAGACATTGAAGCTAAACCGCCGTCCTCGCGTAGAGTTTGCTCTAAATATGCGTGATCATAATGCCATAGCAATTGCGGAAAGCATGCCTGAGCTACGCCACCTCCAGCTTTTAGGGAACGCGCTGACCAACGCGGGCTTGAACGCCATTCTTGACGGCTGTCCTCATCTGGAACATCTTGATTTACGCCAGTGTTCCAACATTCACCTTGTAGGGGATCTCGAGAAGCGTTGTTTGGAGAAGGTCAAAGTTTTGAGACGCCCCAACGACTCAACAGCTGATTACCCATATGATACCAGTGTACTCGATACGGATTCATATGATGGAATACCCTGTGTACTTGACCATTATGTCATTATGGGCGGCAATGGCCTTATGTTCCGCGATGACCTTATGGCCGGCTTTGACCTAATCGGCGGCTATAACAATAACATTATGTGCGGCTATGACTCAG atACTACTTCCTCCTCTTCGTCGTCGTCCACTTCTGTTTCTACACTGATAAATGACGAAGAGCTTGGAAACTGGGCGGAACTTCCACCAGAACTGATATCATCGATCCTTGGCCGGCTTACCTCCATTGATATACTGGAAAATGCTCAGAAGGTGTGCAGATCTTGGCGTCAAGTCTGTAAAGACCCCTCGATGTGGCGCAAGATTGACATGGACAACCTCGGAGACTTGGGAGCCATGGGGTACGACCTTGAGATCATGTGTCGTCATTCACCAAT GATTGACTTCAGGATCTTTGTGTGctataaaaaatttcttttgcatctttgtcgttcttcttctctatctttgATTATGTTTATAACCTTTCTACTAACAATTATTTGCAGGTCGAGTAATCTGAGAATCCTTAGACTTATAATGTGCTATCCAATAGCAGACGAGGGATTTATCGAAGCAATTGTGAAACTTCCATTGATTGAATACCTCGAGCTTTCACACTGCTCCTTGTCAGGAGAGTCTCTGAGAGTTGTTGGCAAGTCTTGTCCAAATCTGAGGACATTGAAGCTAAACTCCAAGCCTGATCCCAATTTCAATGATGATGAGTTTAACAATGACGATGCTCTAGCAATCGCAGAAAGCATGCCTGAACTACGTCATCTCCAGCTGTTCGGGAACATATTAACCAATGTGGGCTTGAACGCCATTCTTGACGGTTGTCCTCACCTGGAACACCTTGATCTACGCAAGTGTTTCAACGTTGACCTTACCGGGAATCTAGGGAAGCGATGTTCTGAGAGGATCAAAGATTTGAGACGCCCCAATGACTCAACTGCTGGTCACCCATATGGTGGTACCTCTATAGTTGATGCCCCCCGCTATGATCCCAGCGACTATTATTG TTTCAGGATCCTTGTTATTTCCTTTCGAACTCTTTTTGAGCGCGTGATTGCAGTACGGATGAGTATAATTATGGGCCTAGGCCCAAGATTTAAGTAG
- the LOC104707711 gene encoding putative F-box protein At4g05475: MSAPSSTLVPPLMMKDEEESRNWAELPSDLTSSILLRLGAVEILENAQKVCTSWRRICKDRTMWQKIDMRDLGNRRVGDLDFEILCRHAVDLSQGGLLEIHLDVFATNELISYIAERSRNLISLGLHQRMTNEGLVNAIAKFPFLETLEVSHSALRLDSKAIGRACPHLKTLKLNSSGWSGYISFRTVCDDDDYPLAIAESMQVFRHQPCRHS, from the exons ATGTCTGCCCCTTCCTCTACTTTGGTGCCTCCGCTGATGAtgaaagacgaagaagagtcAAGAAACTGGGCGGAGCTTCCGTCGGATTTGACGTCTTCAATCCTGCTTCGACTTGGTGCAGTTGAGATACTTGAAAACGCTCAGAAGGTGTGCACATCGTGGCGACGCATCTGTAAAGACCGTACTATGTGGCAAAAAATCGACATGCGAGACCTGGGGAACCGCAGAGTGGGCGACTTGGATTTCGAAATCTTGTGCCGTCACGCTGTTGATCTCAGCCAGGGCGGCTTGCTGGAGATCCACCTTGATGTTTTCGCGACCAATGAACTCATCAGCTACATCGCCGAAag ATCAAGGAATCTGATAAGTCTTGGACTTCATCAAAGGATGACGAACGAAGGACTTGTGAACGCAATCGCAAAATTTCCATTCCTTGAAACCCTCGAGGTCTCACACTCAGCGTTAAGACTGGATTCAAAAGCTATAGGCCGTGCTTGCCCACATCTAAAGACATTGAAGCTAAACTCCTCAGGATGGTCAGGCTACATATCGTTTCGCACcgtatgtgatgatgatgattatccCCTAGCAATCGCTGAAAGCATGCAAGTGTTTCGACATCAACCGTGTCGGCATTCTTAA
- the LOC104707710 gene encoding adrenodoxin-like protein 1, mitochondrial, producing the protein MFGHRISRSGSAIVKQLAREGYKSTYGRRNLQRSYGHYLPSLPMVQTRTSQEAFFLKNHRFYTASASTPEEGDEETEKITIIFVDKDGEEIPVKVPIGMSVLEAAHENDIDLEGACEASLACSTCHVIVMDTEYYNKLEEPTDEENDMLDLAFGLTETSRLGCQVIASPELDGVHLAIPSATRNFAVDGFVPKPH; encoded by the exons ATGTTCGGTCATAGGATCTCAAGATCCGGGTCTGCCATTGTTAAACAGCTCGCAAGAG AGGGATATAAATCAACATATGGGAGAAGAAATCTACAACGGTCGTATGGCCACTACTTGCCGTCTTTG CCAATGGTACAAACAAGGACTTCTCAAGAAGCATTCTTCTTGAAGAACCATAGGTTTTATACTGCTTCAGCAAGTACCCCTGAGGAGGGTGATGAAGAAACTGAAAA GATAACCATTATCTTCGTCGATAAAGATGGAGAGGAAATTCCTGTTAAAGTCCCTATTGGAATGTCCGTGCTCGAAGCTGCTCATGAAAATGATATAGACCTCGAAG GGGCTTGTGAGGCTTCTCTAGCGTGTTCAACGTGTCACGTGATCGTGATG GACACAGAATATTACAACAAACTTGAAGAACCAACAGATGAAGAGAATGATATGCTTGATCTTGCGTTTGGGCTTACAGAAAC GTCACGACTCGGATGCCAAGTCATTGCAAGCCCAGAGCTAGATGGTGTCCATTTGGCCATTCCGTCAGCCACAAGAAATTTCGCAGTTGATGGATTTGTTCCAAAACCTCACTAG
- the LOC104707708 gene encoding cell division cycle protein 123 homolog has product MKEEEVNRCQIQNWYPKFRSITIRTKFHKLPESFISYLTDDSGPFLLPDSVTNEDAMPNRVHNFEEEDDFQVSEGSDNEAETPLNLPSFPQLEIEIMESIETLGGTVLPKLNWSAPKDAAWISPSQNLSCTCFNEIALLFRSSDSLVHDLCNAYDSCSDKVSSRPESFYLALRKWYPSLKPEMEFRCFVKSNELVGISQREVTTFYPILLSEKDLLKGLIEEFFDDKIRLEFESENYTFDVYVTKERRVKLIDFNTWCGSTLPLMYTWDELEKIHGECDDELELRIVESRRSVLPGLKTAVPYDYLDVSSGSGWDEVFKKAEEELQNESLDEVA; this is encoded by the coding sequence atgaaggaagaagaagtaaatcGATGCCAGATTCAGAACTGGTATCCCAAATTCAGATCCATAACCATTAGAACCAAATTTCACAAGCTTCCAGAGTCGTTCATCAGCTACCTCACCGACGATTCTGGTCCGTTTCTTCTCCCTGATTCCGTAACTAACGAAGACGCGATGCCCAATAGAGTCCACAatttcgaagaagaagacgatttCCAAGTCTCCGAAGGTTCAGATAACGAAGCAGAGACGCCATTGAACCTCCCATCTTTCCCACAACTCGAGATCGAGATCATGGAATCTATCGAAACCCTAGGCGGTACTGTTTTACCGAAGCTGAATTGGAGTGCACCAAAGGATGCAGCTTGGATTAGCCCATCTCAGAATCTTAGCTGTACTTGTTTCAATGAGATTGCTCTCTTGTTTCGTTCCTCAGATTCGTTGGTTCATGATCTCTGCAATGCTTATGATTCGTGTAGTGACAAAGTCTCTTCGAGGCCAGAAAGCTTCTACCTTGCGTTGAGAAAATGGTACCCTTCTTTGAAGCCTGAGATGGAGTTTAGATGCTTTGTGAAATCAAACGAGCTTGTTGGGATTTCCCAGCGTGAGGTAACTACGTTTTACCCTATTCTTCTCAGTGAGAAGGATTTGCTCAAGGGTTTGATTGAAGAGTTCTTTGATGATAAGATTAGGTTGGAGTTTGAATCAGAGAATTACACTTTTGATGTTTATGTGACAAAGGAGAGAAGGGTTAAGCTAATTGATTTCAATACTTGGTGTGGTTCTACTTTGCCGTTGATGTATACATGGGATGAACTTGAGAAGATTCATGGAGaatgtgatgatgaattggAACTGAGGATTGTTGAGAGCCGTCGTAGCGTGCTTCCTGGTTTGAAAACTGCTGTTCCTTATGATTATCTTGATGTGAGTTCTGGTAGTGGTTGGGATGAGGTTTTTAAGAAAGCGGAAGAGGAGCTTCAGAATGAGAGTTTGGATGAAGTTGCTTGA